CATCCCTCGCTAAAAACGCTAGACAAAGTCTGGAGGAGTGGAACCTTCAGGATGAACATTTTCAGGTAAAATATAAAGGTTTGTCTAGCAGGTCACTGCAAATCTAAATTTGGCAGTTTTGTCTATAGTTATTGCCATTCTTATTTGTCTAAGCTTACTATAGTTTGCCCCTCTTTTAAAATTTAGTCATCTGTCCTCCATTGATTATAGAAGCTTGCTTTCCGAGGTAATTAGCCTTTCAGGCTTGATTTATGTGATTGGTATtacatattctataataataataataataataataataataataataataattaatataataataataataataataataataataataataataataataataataataataataatttatatttacctTCACCAGACGGAATGTTGGGAAGCCACAGCAGGTCTAGTGAAGTTGCTGAAACCGAGGAAGGCAGAGGTCAATCTCAAGAGCAAAGAACCTTGGCTCTTGGCCGGGCTCCAGGGCGTCCTTCAGTCCCTGAAAGATGTTAGTACTCGATAGTGTAAgggtctgggagagagagagataaggggggTGTGAGAAATCAGAAAGAGGGAGAGGTTAACGATACGAAAAGGGtatctaaacgagagagagagagagagagagagagagagagagagagaagagagagagagagagagagagagagagaattaacgatATGAAAAGGGTATCtaaactcccgagagagagagagagagagagagagagagagagataaagagagagagagagagagagagagagagagaccttagcaATGAAAATGGCCATCTTTTTAGCTCATGTGGCAAGAAAGCCTGTTTCTTTCACCACTAGTGATTTTGTACCCAATATTAGCCTAGTATGGCACCAATCGCTTTCATTTTAAACGCCATAAAAAAATCTCCATTATGCTTCCCAACAGGTTAATTGCCAGTGCAGAGCCCACTGGCGTCGAGAATGGGCGCTTTCCTCGGGATCCATTACCCAGGGCATGTCGCTATTGCTGGGGTACTGCAAACCTTCAACGGTGGCCCTGCAACTACCCGACGACAGCGACTCGTCAGCCTACGACGCTCTGCCGAGATTCATTTCTGCTTTGAATAAGTCATCTTGCTCGGTCAACCTCTTGTTGGAAGGAGACTTCCTATCGAAGGTTGACACGCAGACGTCCGATTACCTGCTACTGCCCTGTCTAATTGCCACTTCGAAGTTCCGATTGCGGAGGCTTTCTTGTCATCTCGGCTTGGAAGCCGCTGACCTCTTGTACAGCGAAGAGAAGCAGCGTGAGAGCAGCGAGGAAGACTTCCCATCCGCTAGACAGCCACCCGCCAACCCAATTCTGCCGGTCGTTCGATACTTGGAAGTTCTCAAGGTTAAGATAGCAACAACCGAAGTCAT
This portion of the Macrobrachium nipponense isolate FS-2020 chromosome 10, ASM1510439v2, whole genome shotgun sequence genome encodes:
- the LOC135223536 gene encoding uncharacterized protein LOC135223536 isoform X1 gives rise to the protein MKQSPIVHDVKTYITWWAVLKEKPSLAKNARQSLEEWNLQDEHFQTECWEATAGLVKLLKPRKAEVNLKSKEPWLLAGLQGVLQSLKDVNCQCRAHWRREWALSSGSITQGMSLLLGYCKPSTVALQLPDDSDSSAYDALPRFISALNKSSCSVNLLLEGDFLSKVDTQTSDYLLLPCLIATSKFRLRRLSCHLGLEAADLLYSEEKQRESSEEDFPSARQPPANPILPVVRYLEVLKVKIATTEVISLLNDCLPYLELLQDLEIHLMLQSTVSSDDVPQISFTKGRFTLRLDYVSDSRADWAGKITASLSRRYSSVWLCSCYMSYAGGTVFLDQLRDSSTLVKAIHIFSANSSRPNGSQFLKLSIRASSLPDQTALYW
- the LOC135223536 gene encoding uncharacterized protein LOC135223536 isoform X2; this translates as MKQSPIVHDVKTYITWWAVLKEKPSLAKNARQSLEEWNLQDEHFQVNCQCRAHWRREWALSSGSITQGMSLLLGYCKPSTVALQLPDDSDSSAYDALPRFISALNKSSCSVNLLLEGDFLSKVDTQTSDYLLLPCLIATSKFRLRRLSCHLGLEAADLLYSEEKQRESSEEDFPSARQPPANPILPVVRYLEVLKVKIATTEVISLLNDCLPYLELLQDLEIHLMLQSTVSSDDVPQISFTKGRFTLRLDYVSDSRADWAGKITASLSRRYSSVWLCSCYMSYAGGTVFLDQLRDSSTLVKAIHIFSANSSRPNGSQFLKLSIRASSLPDQTALYW